In Melospiza georgiana isolate bMelGeo1 chromosome 8, bMelGeo1.pri, whole genome shotgun sequence, one genomic interval encodes:
- the MARCHF8 gene encoding E3 ubiquitin-protein ligase MARCHF8 isoform X1: MNMPLHQISVIPAQDVTSSRASRSKTKEKEEQNEKALGHSVSRSSNISKAGSPTSVSAPHSFSRTSVTPSTQDICSSSAVFSECCHHSPVQSAVVLKNPHCQSPLTQGVTVTVICQDTVHAAKRNSRGQDRGQALRSAKNVKPTRTLKFSKSLNDVDQKAQSTSECFDYVERTRSEGKLTLNQEQCLRINKFHLKERKPLNLRPLSFSNSKHSYIPSLSNYSSASGGAENHSAVHIPLLEDKVDHDSSRSKKLLRYLFSFSHTSSISSLHKFHELESYSSHFQADKSSSMLVESTDFCSDDMGDDDVFEDSTSVKLKPKEQRAPLCSVEKDSDLDCPSPLSEKLPPLSPVSTSGDTCRICHCEGDDESPLITPCHCTGSLHFVHQACLQQWIKSSDTRCCELCKYEFIMETKLKPLRKWEKLQMTASERRKIMCSVTFHIIAITCVVWSLYVLIDRTAEEIKQGQTTGILEWPFWTKLVVVAIGFTGGLLFMYVQCKVYVQLWKRLKAYNRVIYVQNCPETSKKNIFEKPALMEPNFESKEMFGVHHSDTNSSHYTEPEDCAAEILHV; the protein is encoded by the exons AACGAGAAGGCTTTGGGGCATTCCGTGAGCCGCTCCAGTAACATCTCAAAG GCTGGAAGTCCAACCTCTGTCTCTGCCCCTCATAGCTTCTCTCGGACTTCTGTCACACCATCCACCCAGGACATCTGCAG TTCCAGTGCAGTGTTTTCTGAGTGTTGTCATCACAGTCCAGTGCAGTCTGCTGTTGTCTTGAAAAATCCGCACTGCCAGAGCCCTCTGACACAAGGGGTCACTGTGACAGTAATCTGTCAGGACACGGTACATGCAGCAAAGAGAAACTCCCGTGGGCAGGATCGGGGCCAGGCACTCAGGTCTGCTAAGAATGTAAAGCCCACCCGCACCCTGAAATTCTCCAAGTCCCTCAATGACGTGGACCAGAAGGCGCAGAGCACCAGCGAGTGCTTTGATTATGTGGAGCGGACACGCTCAGAAGGCAAACTGACCCTGAACCAAGAGCAGTGTTTAAGGATTAACAAATTTCATCTTAAAGAGAGGAAACCGCTGAATCTCAGGCCTCTTTCTTTTAGCAATTCTAAGCACTCCTATATCCCTTCCCTTTCCAACTACTCAAGTGCATCGGGAGGAGCAGAGAACCACAGCGCTGTGCATATCCCCCTGCTGGAGGACAAGGTGGACCATGACTCCTCAAGGAGCAAAAAACTGTTGCGttaccttttttccttctcccacaCCTCCAGCATCAGCAGCCTGCATAAATTTCACGAACTGGAGAGCTATTCCAGTCACTTCCAAGCTGACAAATCCTCCAGCATGCTGGTGGAAAGCACAGACTTCTGCTCTGATGATATGGGAGATGATGACGTCTTTGAGGACAGCACCTCAGTGAAACTCAAACCAAAAGAGCAGCGGGCACCGCTCTGTTCAGTTGAGAAGGACAGTGACCTTGACTGCCCTTCCCCTCTCTCAGAAAAGTTaccccctctgtcccctgtgtccACATCGGGGGATACCTGCAG GATCTGTCACTGTGAAGGAGATGATGAGAGCCCTTTGATTACGCCCTGCCACTGTACGGGCAGTCTCCACTTTGTGcaccaggcctgcctgcagcagtgGATCAAGAGCTCGGACACGCggtgctgtgagctgtgcaAGTATGAGTTCATCATGGAGACAAAGCTGAAGCCTTTGAGGAAG tgggagaagctgcagatgaCAGCCAGCGAGAGGAGGAAGATCATGTGCTCTGTAACATTCCATATCATTGCCATCACCTGCGTTGTGTGGTCTCTCTATGTCCTGATAGACAGGACTGCTGAAGAGATTAAACAGGGACAAACTACCG GTATTCTAGAGTGGCCATTTTGGACTAAGCTGGTAGTTGTGGCTATTGGTTTCACTGGAGGACTTCTGTTCATGTATGTACAATGCAAGGTGTACGTACAGCTGTGGAAGAGACTTAAAGCTTATAACCGAGTAATATATGTACAAAACTGTCCAGAAACTAgcaaaaagaatatttttgaaaaaccTGCACTAATGGAGCCAAACTTTGAAAGTAAAGAAATGTTTGGGGTTCACCATTCAGACACAAACTCTTCACATTACACAGAGCCAGAAGACTGTGCTGCAGAAATCCTTCATGTCTGA